Within the Streptomyces sp. YIM 121038 genome, the region CGGGTTCACCGACCACCCGGACCCCGCGCTGTACTGGCGGCCGTGACGCGCCCCGCCGTCAGAGCTCGCCGGCACCCCGTGGCCCGCGCACTTGTGGCAGTGCGGAAAGCCGGGTAATCGAATCATCCGGGACGTAGCCGAGACGCGGAGGCGGCATGGACTGGGCCCGGTTCGGACAGCAGATGGCGGGCATGGCGCGGGACCTCCTGGCGCAGACGTCGGTCGACGGCACCCTGCGGCGGATCACCGCGTCGGCCACCGAGCTGGTGCAGGGCTGCGACGCGGCGGGCATCCTCGTCCTGCACGGCGCGGACGTGGAGACGCTCGCACCCACCCACCAGCTGGTCGTGGACAGCGATCGGCTCCAGGAGCGGGTGCGGGAAGGGCCGTGCTTCGACGCCGCCCGCAGCTCCCTCGGCGCCCAGGTCTTCCGCATCGCGGACTTCAGCCGGGAACAGCCGCGGTGGCCCGCCTACGCCCCGCGGGCCCACCGGCTCGGCGTGGGCAGCATGATGGGCTTCCTGCTGTTCACCGAGGACACGGACCTCGGCGCGCTGAACCTCTACTCCCACGAGCCCGGCGCCTTCACCGAGGCCAGCGAGCTGGCCGGCTGGCTCCTCGCCTCCCACGCGGCGGTGGCCCTCTCCAGCGCCCGTACCCACGCCCAGATGGAGCAGGCCGTCGCCACCCGCCACGTCATCGGCGAGGCCATGGGCATCCTCATGGGCAGCCACCGCCTCACCGAGGAGCAGGCCTTCGACGTGCTGCGCCGCTACTCCCAGGAGAACAACGTCAAGCTCCGCGAGGTCGCCCGGCTCGTCTGCGAAGGCGGCACCCTGTGACCCTCCGGCAACGGCTCCGCGGCGACGGCGCATGACGGCTCCGGTACCGGGTACCCGCGGCGGGCGGTGACCTCCGGGTACGAGCCCATCAGGGAATCCCACGCCCCCCTGGGTACCCGTCGAGGAGTGCGTCCGCAGGCCGAGTGCGCCTGCGGACGCACGCGGCCGCCACCACCCCCGGTGACGGCCGCCGTCCCGTCGGCATCGCCTCCGTACGGGACGCCCCGGGCAGCGGCCTGCGGAGGCCTCGAGGGAGCCGTGGCCTCGGGCGGCACTGCCGGCCTCGGGCGCACACCGCGCCATGCCTCCGGTCTACTCCCCCGCGCCCGGCTCGGACAGGGGGCAACCGGCCTCCGGTACGGCACGGCGGCGGCCCGACGGACACGGCCTCCGCCTCGGTGCCCCTGGAGGTGACGGGGCAGTCATTCGAAGGACGTACCCGAAGGTCGTCCTCGGCGTCGATCCGATGCCGGAACCCTCGGCCGAGCATGGAAGTGACCCCCCGGACAAGGCGGTGACCCCTCATGCTGCGCGACGGACTCCCTTCCCCCGTCGGTCCCCCCGATCCCCTCGATTCCCTCCTCGACGAACTGGCCCGCGTCTCGACGCTTCCGCTGGAGCGCGGCGAGACCCTTCCGGCCCGGGCCTACACCAGCGACTCCTTCCACGCGTGGGAGCGGGAGCGCGTCTTCCGCGGCGACTGGCTGTGCGTCGGCCACGTCAGCCAGGTCGCGCGACCCGGTGACTATCTGCGTACGGACGTCCTCGGCGAGCCCCTGGTGATCACGCGGGACGAGAGCGGCGGCCTGCACGCGCTCTCGCGGGTGTGCCGCCACCGCTTCATGGACGTGCTGCCACCCGAGACCACCCCCGAGCAGGGCACGCTCAAGCGGCTCACCTGCCCGTACCACACGTGGACGTACCGGCTGAACGGCGAGTACGCCGGGCAGTTGGCCGGGGCGCCGCTGATGAACGAGGTCGACTTCGACCGTGCCGCGTGCCGACTCCCCCGCCACCGCCTGGAGGTGTGGAACGGGCTGCTCATGGTCAACGCCGACCCCGGCGCACCGGCGCTCGGGCCGCGGCTGACCCGGCTCGACGCCGTGCTCGCGCCGTACCGCATCGCGGATCTCGTCGTCGCGTACACGGCGCGCTGGGAGAACGTCCCGGCGAACTGGAAGGTGGCCTTCGAGAACGGCTCGGAGAACTACCACCACATGGGCACGCACGCGGCCACCCTGGAGCCGGTCGTGCCCGGCAAGGACACCGTCGTCGAGGAGTGCGACGGGCGCGGCTTCAGCATGTTCACGCCGTTCGCCGACGAACCGCCCGGGGAGCCGACCGCCGAACCGGGCGCGGAGCCGACCGTGGAGCCGGGGGCGGACGGCGAGCCACGGGTCGGCACGCTCATCCCCGGGCTCGGCGCCCGGCAGTCGTCCGGGATGACGGTCGCGGGCCTCTTCCCGAACCTGGTCCTCGCCCTCGTACCGGACAGCGTCACGTTCCTGCGCTGGATTCCGACGGGTCCGGCCACCCATGACGCGCTCGCGACCGTGCTGGTTCCGGCCGACGCCGCCGACCAGCCGGACTACGCGGCGTATGTGGCCGCGTCGCGGCGGCAGTTGGAGCTCATCCAGGAGGAGGACCTGGTGGCCATCCGCGGCGTCCAGCGCGGTCTGGCCGCCGAACCGGGCCCGTCCGGCGGGCGGTTCTCGCATCTGGAGCGCCCGCTGTGGCAGTTCCAGCGGTACTTGGCCGACCGGCTGGTGGACCGCTCGGCGGCGCCGCCCCAGGCCGGTGCCACAGCTGCGGCAGGGCAGCGGGGAAACCAGTAGCCATGGGGTGCCCCGCTGGGCCTCACCCGGCGTTCCCGCCGAGTACCTGGCCGCCGCCGGGCGGGTCCTCGCCGTGGTCGCCGAGCGCGCCGACGCGGAGCCGGCGGCGCTCGACGCCCGGCGTCATGGCGGCTGCCGTACGTTCCCGGCTAGCTCAGCTCGACCGGGGCCTCCTCGTGGGCGAGCGGCTGCGGCATCGGCAGACCGGTCTTCGTGGACAGCTTCATCAGGTGGGCCCGCACGGTGGCGTCACCCTGCTCGTAGCGGGCACCGGTGCCCTTGCTGCTGTTGGTCCACTCGCGGACCTGGCCGTCGCAGACCGCGGCGGTGCCGCCGATGCCGGTGGACTCGTCGCCCTGGATGAGGGTGCTGCTGACGAACACCGGACCCGGGGAGCCGTCCGACAGACAGCGGTACGTGCCGGAGAGCGTGATGGTGCCGTCGGAGGCGATCGTGCCGGTGCCGTTGACGGCCACGTCGTCGAACGGGCCCGCGTGGGCGGGCGTGGCGGCGGCGAGGCCCGCGATGAGCAGGGTGTTCGCGGCGGCACCGAGGGCGAGACGGACGCGCATGACTGGCCTTTCGGGAGGTGGGGGGCGGTATTGCCGCCGCCAGGCATACCGGAACGCACCCTTTGTCGCTCGTAACCTCACTCGTTCGGGGACGAGTTGCGGGCCCGGGGGACGCATCCGGAGGCCCGGCCGCTCACTCGCGCGCGGCGCACCCGGATGCCCGCCCTTGCCGCGTGTGGCGGCTCCCCGCAGGGCCCCCCGCCGCCTTCCGGCCTAGGCTGAAGGCCGTACCTGAGGGACAGGAGACCGAGGTGGCCGAGACGACGCCGACCGGGACGACGGTCGCCGAGGTGATGGCCGAGCTGGCCGCGCTGGAGGACCCGAAGACGCGCGCGGTGAACGAGAGGCACGGCGACGACCACGGGGTGAACCTCGGCAGACTGCGGGCGCTCGCGAAGCGCCTCAAGACCCAGCACGAACTCGCGACCGGCCTCTGGGCCACGGACGACACCGCGGCGCGGCTGCTCGCGCTCCTGATCTGCCGCCCGAAGGCCTTCACGCGCGACGAGCTGGACGCCATGGTGCGCGCGGCGCGCGCACCGAAGGTGCACGACTGGCTCGTGAACTACGTGGTGAAGAAGAACCCGCACGCCGAAGAGCTGCGGCTGGCCTGGTCCGCCGACACCGACCCCGTGGTCGCGAGCGCGGGCTGGGCGCTGACCACCGAACGCGTGGCGAAGAAGCCCGCGGGCCTCGACCTCGCGGGACTCCTCGACGTCATCGAGGCGGAGATGAAGGACGCCCCCGACCGCCTGCAGTGGGCGATGAACCACTGCCTGGCCCAGATCGGCATCGAGCACCCCGGCCACCGCGCCCGCGCGATCGCCATCGGCGAGCGCCTGGGAGTGCTGAAGGACTACCCCACGTCCCCCGGCTGCACGTCTCCGTTCGCACCCGTCTGGATCACCGAGATGGTCCGCCGCCGAGAGGGCGAGCCGACGGCCTGATCGGCGGCGGCCCCGCGCGGCGGACCGAGCACGGACCGGGCGGCGGTGACCCGGCTGCGGCAGGTGGTGGAGCTGGAATGGGAAACTCCGCGGCCTACAGGTCGGCCCATCTGCGGCATCCCGAGGGCATCGCGGCTCTCCAGGCGCGTATGGCGGACACCGGGGAAACCGCTGTGCCGCGGATCGTGCTGGCCCGCGTGCTGACCGATGTCTGTGCCCCGCACGTCGCGGAGGCGATGACGGAGCTCGTACGCGACGACCTGCCGCTCGATGTACGGAGCAAGGCGCTCGCGGTGCTGACATCCCTGGCCCGCACCACTCCGCGGGCCACTGCCCTGCTCGCGGTCGCGGCGGCGGAGCCTGGGCTTCCGGCGGAGTTGCGGATCGAGGCGGCCGGTGGCCTCCCGAACCGGGCAGAGCAGGAGCAGGCGCTTCTGGCCGCGGCCGAAGCCCCGGCGGCCCGACGCCGAACGGCGGGGGCTGAGCGCGGAGTTGACGTACGCATGGGCATGGAGGGCCCTCACCGGGCTGGCCTCGTCGGCGACGCTACCCGGCGCGCTGCGCCGCATGGCCGCGCGTGCGGCGAAGCAGACGCGCCCGGCTGACGACGTGCCCGATCCGCGGCTGAAGCTGATGCGGGACGCGACGGCGGAGCCGCGCCCCCGCCCCGCGGCGCTCCTCGAGGCCCTGTGGGAGCGGGCCGTCCCCCTCGCGCTCCCCACGCGTTGGGCTCCTACCTCGCGGCCGCCGTTCCGTGGGACGGGGAGCTGCGGGTCTGAGGCCGCCGCCCCTAGGGCAGGGCGGTCCACTGGGGCGCCGGTGCGGGGCCCGGTCGTACGGTGATCTCCCCGCCCTTGGCCCAGTCGCGGTACTCCACGCGGAAGGCGTCGGCACCGGAGCCCGACGGCACCTCGGTCTTCAGGGACTCGGGCAGGTCGCGCGCCGTCACGACGAGGGTGAAGCGGACGGCGCCGTCCCGGCGCCCGGCCGCGTACGGGCGGTAGAGGCGGCCGACGGCCGGGTCCGCGGCGAGGGTGCGCACGGGCGTGCTGCCGGTGAAGGTGCGCAGGCCACGGGCGCGTCGCGTGGTCAGTTCGGTGGCGCCGTCGAGCAGCGCCGCGAGATGCGCGGGCTCGGCCAGCCACCGGGCCTCCAGGGCGTTGCGCAGCGCGACGTCGTCCCGCGCCGCGGCGGTGGCGTCGGGCTCGGTGCGGTACGCGCCCTGCGGGCCGTACTCGGGGCCGGTCATCTCCTTGTCGGGGGTGATGACGGCGCGGTTGCCGATCAGCACGACCTCCGGCGGGTACCAGGCGTGGCCCTCGCCCATGTCGTACAGGACGTGCGTCGCGGCCCGGGCAGAGGAGCCGTCGCGCAGATCGAGGCGGGCCTGGCCGGTGAAGAAGTCGGGGTCACCGCCCTCGCGGGCCACGACGTCGACGCCGACCCGCCGCTGGGCCAGCATCGCGGCGCGTACGGCCTCGGCCCGGGAAGGGGCCTGGGCGGCGGCCGACGACTGTGCCCGGCCGCCACCGCCGGGGCCGTCGG harbors:
- a CDS encoding GAF and ANTAR domain-containing protein; its protein translation is MDWARFGQQMAGMARDLLAQTSVDGTLRRITASATELVQGCDAAGILVLHGADVETLAPTHQLVVDSDRLQERVREGPCFDAARSSLGAQVFRIADFSREQPRWPAYAPRAHRLGVGSMMGFLLFTEDTDLGALNLYSHEPGAFTEASELAGWLLASHAAVALSSARTHAQMEQAVATRHVIGEAMGILMGSHRLTEEQAFDVLRRYSQENNVKLREVARLVCEGGTL
- a CDS encoding aromatic ring-hydroxylating dioxygenase subunit alpha, with product MLRDGLPSPVGPPDPLDSLLDELARVSTLPLERGETLPARAYTSDSFHAWERERVFRGDWLCVGHVSQVARPGDYLRTDVLGEPLVITRDESGGLHALSRVCRHRFMDVLPPETTPEQGTLKRLTCPYHTWTYRLNGEYAGQLAGAPLMNEVDFDRAACRLPRHRLEVWNGLLMVNADPGAPALGPRLTRLDAVLAPYRIADLVVAYTARWENVPANWKVAFENGSENYHHMGTHAATLEPVVPGKDTVVEECDGRGFSMFTPFADEPPGEPTAEPGAEPTVEPGADGEPRVGTLIPGLGARQSSGMTVAGLFPNLVLALVPDSVTFLRWIPTGPATHDALATVLVPADAADQPDYAAYVAASRRQLELIQEEDLVAIRGVQRGLAAEPGPSGGRFSHLERPLWQFQRYLADRLVDRSAAPPQAGATAAAGQRGNQ
- a CDS encoding DUF6299 family protein; translated protein: MRVRLALGAAANTLLIAGLAAATPAHAGPFDDVAVNGTGTIASDGTITLSGTYRCLSDGSPGPVFVSSTLIQGDESTGIGGTAAVCDGQVREWTNSSKGTGARYEQGDATVRAHLMKLSTKTGLPMPQPLAHEEAPVELS
- a CDS encoding DNA alkylation repair protein; the encoded protein is MAELAALEDPKTRAVNERHGDDHGVNLGRLRALAKRLKTQHELATGLWATDDTAARLLALLICRPKAFTRDELDAMVRAARAPKVHDWLVNYVVKKNPHAEELRLAWSADTDPVVASAGWALTTERVAKKPAGLDLAGLLDVIEAEMKDAPDRLQWAMNHCLAQIGIEHPGHRARAIAIGERLGVLKDYPTSPGCTSPFAPVWITEMVRRREGEPTA